The following coding sequences are from one Megamonas funiformis window:
- a CDS encoding SDR family NAD(P)-dependent oxidoreductase: protein MEKIALITGGTSGIGLECAKKFLVNKINVILVGRNKDKYIEARKYLKSFITKDVFCDFIQADISSAKNCKSVIDTVIEKYKKLNILVNNAGIYLENAIEDVEEDEFDRIMSINLKGAYFLCKYAVPHLKKQGENASIVNVSSDAGINGNFFCSAYCASKGGLTVFTKALALELAPYKVRANCVCPGDIDTPLTRNQFAGDVEEGIKEASSLYPIGRIGRPEEVANVIYFLASPEASFVTGAVWSVDGGITAC from the coding sequence ATGGAGAAAATAGCTTTAATCACAGGTGGGACATCTGGTATCGGTCTTGAATGTGCTAAAAAATTTTTAGTAAATAAAATAAATGTGATTTTAGTAGGTAGAAATAAAGATAAATATATAGAAGCTAGAAAATATTTAAAATCATTTATCACAAAAGATGTATTTTGCGACTTTATCCAAGCAGATATCAGCAGTGCTAAAAATTGCAAGAGCGTCATAGATACAGTGATTGAAAAATATAAAAAACTAAATATTTTAGTGAATAATGCAGGGATTTATCTGGAAAATGCTATTGAAGATGTAGAAGAAGATGAATTTGATAGAATTATGAGTATAAATTTAAAAGGAGCTTATTTTTTATGTAAATATGCTGTTCCTCATTTGAAAAAACAAGGAGAGAATGCTTCTATTGTAAATGTATCTTCTGATGCAGGTATTAATGGAAATTTCTTTTGTAGTGCATACTGTGCTTCTAAAGGTGGTTTGACCGTATTTACAAAAGCTTTAGCCTTGGAATTAGCACCGTATAAGGTCAGAGCAAATTGTGTTTGCCCTGGAGATATAGATACACCACTTACGCGAAATCAATTTGCAGGTGATGTGGAGGAAGGCATAAAAGAAGCGAGTAGCTTATATCCTATAGGAAGAATAGGCAGACCAGAAGAGGTAGCAAATGTAATTTATTTTTTGGCAAGTCCAGAAGCTAGTTTTGTAACAGGGGCTGTATGGAGCGTTGATGGCGGAATTACAGCTTGTTAA
- a CDS encoding HU family DNA-binding protein, translating into MNKSELVASVAEVAELTKKDAEKAVNAVFASVQKALVEDDKVQIIGFGTFEVRTRAARKGRNPQTGETIEIPASKNPVFKAGKALKEAVNQ; encoded by the coding sequence GTGAATAAATCCGAATTAGTAGCAAGTGTTGCTGAAGTAGCAGAATTAACAAAAAAAGATGCAGAAAAAGCTGTTAACGCTGTTTTTGCAAGTGTACAAAAAGCTCTTGTTGAAGATGACAAAGTACAAATTATTGGTTTTGGTACTTTCGAAGTTAGAACTCGTGCAGCTCGTAAAGGTCGTAACCCACAGACTGGCGAAACTATCGAAATTCCTGCTTCCAAAAACCCAGTATTCAAAGCTGGTAAAGCTTTAAAAGAAGCTGTAAATCAGTAA
- the ileS gene encoding isoleucine--tRNA ligase — MYNKVDTNLNFVEREKEIEKFWEEHDIFKKQVHQHEDADVFTFYDGPPTANGKPHIGHVLTRVIKDMIPRYQAMKGHKTIRKAGWDTHGLPVELEVEKLLGINGKEQIEEYGIEPFVEKCKESVWKYEGMWEEFSKAVGYWADMKDPYVTYHNDYIESVWWALKEIWNKGLLYKGHKIVPYCPRCGTPLSSHEVAQGYKDVKEKSAFVRFKAKGEDAYFLAWTTTPWTLPSNLALCVNPEITYVKVKQGDYTYYMAKELCEKVLGEDYTILEEMPGKSLEYKEYEPLYPYALNKLNGKKAFIVTCDDYVTTTDGSGIVHMAPAFGEDDSRVCREYGIAFVQFVDAKGCMTADTDWPGVFVKKADPKILKDLEEKGLLFSAPNFEHSYPHCWRCDTPLLYYARETWFIRMTAVRDKLIANNKTINWIPESIGKGRFGDWLEHVQDWGLSRNRYWGTPLNIWECECGHQHAIGSIEELKSMSDNCPDDIELHRPFIDAVTIKCPHCGKEMHRVPEVIDCWFDSGSMPFAQWHYPFENKELFEEQFPADFISEAVDQTRGWFYSLIAISTLLFDKAPYKNVIVLGHVLDAQGRKMSKSKGNAVEPMKALAQHGADAIRWYFYENSAPWLPNRFHDAAVQEGQRKFMGTLWNTYAFFVLYANIDKFDVSKYSLEYDKLSVLDKWCLSRLNTLIKTVDEDLNSYKITEAAKALQEFVDELSNWYVRRSRDRFWAKETDQNKINAYMTLYTALTTIIKLAAPMIPFMTEAIYQNLVLNSEKDAPESVHLCAYPVANEAFIDSELEKTMDLVLKAVVLGRAARNEANIKNRQPIALMYVKAPFELNEFYTKIVEEELNVKKVEFKDNMDEYLNYEIKPQFKVLGPKYGKQMKEIAAALAKVDGQKAKVELETTKTLKLELSSGEITLVPEDLDVKMTQTEGFAAQRDGDVTIAISTVLTDELIEEGFVREIISKVQTMRKENGFEVTDRITVFAQGNEKIAKLMQDNAETIKKITLADELVYDKLDGFTKEWNINGEKVTLGVK; from the coding sequence GTGTATAACAAAGTTGATACCAATCTAAATTTCGTAGAACGCGAAAAAGAAATTGAAAAATTCTGGGAAGAACACGATATATTTAAAAAACAAGTACATCAACATGAAGATGCAGATGTATTCACATTTTATGATGGACCACCAACAGCAAATGGTAAACCTCATATTGGACACGTTTTAACTCGTGTAATCAAAGATATGATTCCTCGTTATCAAGCTATGAAAGGTCATAAAACTATCCGTAAAGCTGGTTGGGATACACATGGTCTTCCAGTAGAACTTGAAGTTGAAAAATTATTAGGCATCAATGGTAAAGAACAAATTGAAGAATATGGTATTGAACCTTTCGTAGAAAAATGTAAAGAAAGCGTTTGGAAATACGAAGGTATGTGGGAAGAATTCTCCAAAGCTGTAGGCTATTGGGCAGATATGAAAGATCCATATGTTACATACCATAATGATTATATTGAATCTGTATGGTGGGCATTAAAAGAAATTTGGAATAAAGGTCTTTTATATAAAGGGCATAAAATCGTTCCATACTGCCCTCGCTGTGGTACACCGCTTTCTTCTCACGAAGTAGCTCAAGGATATAAAGATGTAAAAGAAAAATCTGCATTTGTAAGATTTAAAGCAAAAGGCGAAGACGCTTACTTCCTCGCATGGACAACTACTCCATGGACTCTTCCATCTAACCTTGCACTTTGCGTAAATCCAGAAATCACTTATGTAAAAGTAAAACAAGGCGATTACACTTATTACATGGCTAAAGAACTTTGCGAAAAAGTTTTAGGCGAAGATTATACAATCCTCGAAGAAATGCCAGGTAAATCTCTTGAATATAAAGAATATGAACCACTTTATCCATATGCTTTAAATAAATTAAATGGCAAAAAAGCATTTATCGTAACTTGTGATGATTATGTAACAACTACAGATGGTTCTGGTATCGTTCATATGGCTCCTGCATTCGGTGAAGATGACTCCCGTGTTTGCCGTGAATATGGTATTGCTTTCGTACAATTTGTTGACGCTAAAGGTTGCATGACAGCAGATACTGATTGGCCAGGCGTATTTGTAAAAAAAGCAGATCCAAAAATTTTAAAAGACTTAGAAGAAAAAGGATTATTATTCTCTGCACCTAACTTTGAACATAGTTATCCACATTGCTGGCGTTGCGATACTCCACTTTTATACTATGCACGTGAAACATGGTTCATTCGTATGACAGCTGTTCGCGATAAATTAATTGCTAATAATAAAACAATCAACTGGATTCCTGAATCTATCGGTAAAGGTCGTTTTGGCGATTGGCTCGAACATGTTCAAGATTGGGGCTTATCTCGTAACCGTTATTGGGGTACTCCACTTAATATCTGGGAATGTGAATGCGGTCATCAACATGCAATCGGTTCTATCGAAGAATTAAAATCCATGTCTGATAATTGCCCTGATGATATTGAATTACATCGTCCATTCATTGATGCTGTAACTATTAAATGTCCTCATTGTGGTAAAGAAATGCATCGTGTTCCAGAAGTTATTGACTGCTGGTTTGATTCTGGTTCCATGCCTTTTGCACAATGGCATTATCCATTTGAAAATAAAGAACTCTTTGAAGAACAATTCCCAGCAGATTTCATCTCTGAAGCAGTAGACCAAACTCGTGGTTGGTTCTATTCTCTAATCGCTATTTCCACATTACTCTTTGACAAAGCTCCTTATAAAAACGTTATCGTATTAGGTCACGTTTTAGATGCTCAAGGTCGTAAAATGAGTAAATCCAAAGGTAATGCAGTAGAACCAATGAAAGCTTTAGCTCAACATGGTGCAGATGCTATCCGTTGGTATTTCTATGAAAATAGTGCTCCATGGCTTCCAAATCGTTTCCATGATGCTGCTGTTCAAGAAGGTCAACGTAAATTCATGGGTACATTATGGAATACTTACGCATTCTTTGTACTCTATGCTAATATTGATAAATTTGATGTATCTAAATACAGCCTTGAATATGATAAACTTTCTGTATTAGATAAATGGTGCTTATCTCGTCTTAACACTTTAATTAAAACTGTAGATGAAGATTTAAATAGCTATAAAATCACAGAAGCTGCAAAAGCTCTTCAAGAATTTGTAGATGAACTTTCTAACTGGTATGTAAGAAGAAGCCGTGATCGTTTCTGGGCTAAAGAAACAGACCAAAACAAAATCAATGCTTACATGACTTTATATACTGCACTTACAACAATTATTAAACTTGCAGCTCCAATGATTCCATTTATGACAGAAGCTATTTATCAAAACCTTGTTTTAAATAGTGAAAAAGATGCACCAGAAAGCGTACATCTTTGTGCTTATCCTGTTGCGAATGAAGCATTCATTGATAGCGAACTTGAAAAAACTATGGACTTAGTATTGAAAGCTGTAGTTTTAGGTCGTGCTGCTCGTAATGAAGCAAATATTAAAAACCGTCAGCCAATCGCTCTTATGTATGTAAAAGCTCCATTTGAACTCAATGAATTCTATACAAAAATTGTAGAAGAAGAATTAAATGTTAAAAAAGTAGAATTCAAAGATAATATGGACGAATATTTGAACTATGAAATCAAACCACAGTTCAAAGTATTAGGTCCAAAATACGGCAAACAGATGAAAGAAATTGCTGCTGCTTTAGCTAAAGTTGATGGACAAAAAGCAAAAGTTGAACTTGAAACTACAAAAACATTGAAATTAGAACTTTCTTCTGGTGAAATCACACTTGTACCTGAAGATCTTGATGTAAAAATGACTCAAACAGAAGGTTTTGCAGCTCAGCGTGATGGTGATGTAACAATTGCTATTTCTACAGTATTGACAGATGAACTCATTGAAGAAGGTTTCGTTCGTGAAATCATCAGTAAAGTTCAGACAATGCGTAAAGAAAATGGCTTTGAAGTAACTGATAGAATTACAGTATTTGCTCAAGGTAATGAAAAAATTGCTAAATTAATGCAGGATAATGCAGAAACAATTAAGAAAATTACTTTAGCAGATGAACTTGTTTACGATAAATTAGACGGCTTCACTAAAGAATGGAATATCAATGGTGAAAAAGTAACTTTAGGCGTAAAATAA
- the cysK gene encoding cysteine synthase A produces MKIYHNFMELVGHTPLVQINNYSKLHDIKANLLVKLEYFNPAGSAKDRIAKAMIEDAKNRGILKPNSTIIEPTSGNTGIGLCAAAASKGYKIIITMPETMSIERRKLMKAYGAELILTEGSKGMAGAIQKAEELAKDIPNSFIPGQFTNLVNRQAHYMTTGPEIWQDTDGKVDIFVAGIGTGGTLSGTGKYLKEQNPSIKIIGIEPQTSAVLTTGKAGAHKIQGIGAGFIPNTLDTSIYDEIITVDNEVCFTASKELTKTEGLLTGISSGAALWAATQVAKRPENVGKNIVVLLPDTGERYLSTPLFEE; encoded by the coding sequence ATGAAAATTTATCATAATTTTATGGAACTAGTAGGTCATACACCTCTTGTTCAAATTAATAATTACAGTAAACTCCATGATATAAAAGCTAATTTATTAGTGAAATTAGAATATTTTAATCCTGCTGGTAGTGCCAAAGATAGAATTGCCAAAGCCATGATTGAAGATGCTAAAAATCGCGGTATTTTAAAACCTAATTCCACTATCATTGAGCCAACAAGTGGCAACACTGGTATTGGTCTTTGTGCTGCAGCTGCAAGTAAAGGTTATAAAATCATCATCACTATGCCAGAAACAATGAGTATTGAACGCAGAAAACTCATGAAGGCTTATGGCGCTGAGCTTATATTAACAGAAGGTAGCAAAGGCATGGCAGGAGCTATCCAAAAAGCTGAAGAATTAGCAAAAGATATACCTAATAGCTTTATTCCTGGACAATTCACTAATTTAGTCAATCGCCAAGCTCATTACATGACGACTGGCCCAGAAATCTGGCAAGATACTGATGGTAAAGTTGATATCTTCGTTGCTGGTATTGGTACAGGCGGTACTTTAAGCGGTACAGGAAAATATCTCAAAGAACAAAATCCTAGTATAAAAATCATTGGTATTGAACCTCAAACTTCTGCTGTATTAACAACCGGTAAAGCAGGGGCTCACAAAATTCAAGGTATTGGAGCTGGCTTTATTCCAAATACTTTGGATACCTCTATCTATGATGAAATCATAACTGTAGACAATGAAGTATGTTTTACAGCTAGTAAAGAATTAACTAAAACAGAAGGTCTTTTGACTGGCATTTCTTCTGGTGCCGCACTTTGGGCAGCTACTCAAGTTGCTAAACGTCCAGAAAATGTTGGCAAAAATATTGTTGTGCTTCTTCCTGATACAGGTGAACGTTATCTCTCTACACCATTATTTGAAGAATAA
- the mazG gene encoding nucleoside triphosphate pyrophosphohydrolase yields MGQITIVGLGPGDFGLITLDTWDKITNTDKLILRTAIHPTVAELDKRNVVYTSCDEFYEQGASFDDVYNSIAQKLIEEAKNGHDVVYAVPGSPLVAERTVVIIRQKAREAGVKLNIMPGMSFMEVLYQRLNIDPIDGLTILDACDLENLPSEMPSALVITQVYNQHVASDTKLTLMENYPEDYPVTFIRNLSLPDEEIREIPLYELDRQPHIDHLTSLYIGKMPKNEQTFDLEPLEDVVKTLRSPGGCPWDIVQTHKSLRRNLIEEVYEVIEAIDLEDEKLLCEELGDLLMQIVFHARMAEEAKLFSMQDVIDGITEKLIRRHPHVFGDVDVKDAGEVLANWEAIKQAEKTERTSILDGVPKDLPSLMAAYKLQHKAAKVGFDWPDIDPVWDKLEEELRELEEAIVDGQKEKIEEELGDVLFTIVNISRFLKIDPEVALTGTNRKFRRRFSYIEKKVKAKQQNWESLSLIDLDELWQEAKLKDEK; encoded by the coding sequence ATGGGACAAATAACAATTGTAGGCTTAGGACCAGGCGATTTTGGTCTTATTACTTTAGATACTTGGGATAAAATAACAAATACAGATAAATTGATTTTGCGTACTGCTATTCACCCTACAGTAGCTGAATTAGATAAACGAAATGTAGTTTATACTTCTTGTGATGAATTTTATGAACAAGGGGCTTCTTTTGATGATGTGTATAATAGCATTGCTCAAAAATTGATTGAAGAAGCTAAAAATGGTCATGATGTAGTATATGCTGTTCCAGGTAGTCCACTTGTTGCAGAAAGAACAGTAGTGATTATCAGACAAAAAGCCAGAGAAGCTGGTGTGAAATTAAACATCATGCCAGGTATGAGCTTTATGGAAGTTTTATATCAGCGCTTAAATATAGACCCTATTGATGGGCTTACTATTTTAGATGCTTGTGATTTAGAAAACTTGCCAAGTGAAATGCCATCAGCACTTGTAATCACGCAAGTATATAATCAGCATGTAGCTTCAGATACAAAATTGACTTTGATGGAAAATTATCCAGAAGATTATCCGGTAACATTCATTCGCAATTTGAGTTTGCCAGATGAAGAAATTCGCGAAATTCCTCTATATGAATTAGACCGTCAACCTCATATTGACCATTTGACAAGTTTATATATAGGAAAAATGCCAAAAAATGAGCAAACTTTTGATTTAGAGCCACTAGAAGATGTAGTAAAAACACTTCGTAGCCCAGGCGGTTGTCCATGGGATATCGTGCAGACACATAAATCTCTTCGTCGTAACTTGATTGAAGAAGTTTATGAAGTTATTGAAGCTATAGATTTAGAAGATGAAAAATTGCTCTGTGAAGAACTTGGCGATTTATTGATGCAAATAGTATTTCATGCTCGCATGGCAGAAGAAGCTAAATTATTCTCTATGCAAGATGTTATCGATGGTATAACTGAAAAATTAATTCGCCGTCATCCACATGTTTTCGGTGATGTCGATGTAAAAGATGCAGGCGAAGTTTTAGCTAATTGGGAAGCTATCAAACAGGCTGAAAAAACAGAAAGAACTTCAATATTAGATGGTGTGCCAAAAGATTTACCATCACTTATGGCTGCTTATAAATTACAACATAAGGCAGCAAAAGTAGGTTTTGATTGGCCAGATATTGATCCTGTATGGGATAAATTAGAAGAAGAACTTCGTGAATTAGAAGAAGCTATTGTTGATGGACAAAAAGAAAAGATAGAAGAAGAACTAGGCGATGTTTTATTTACAATTGTAAATATTTCTCGTTTCTTAAAGATAGACCCAGAAGTGGCTTTAACTGGCACAAATCGCAAATTTAGAAGAAGATTTTCTTATATTGAAAAAAAAGTAAAAGCTAAACAACAAAATTGGGAAAGCTTGTCTTTGATTGATTTAGATGAATTGTGGCAAGAAGCTAAACTTAAAGATGAAAAATAA
- a CDS encoding helix-turn-helix domain-containing protein, which yields MGVITDKLGADLKQQKDLHTFLENNKDKLLDMNLPKYLDELLAQKNLTKSDVLKKSGLPVTYAYKIFSGQKHTARNRILALAIAMQLSIDETNILLTDAKASPLLE from the coding sequence ATGGGAGTAATCACAGATAAATTAGGTGCTGATTTAAAACAACAAAAAGATCTTCACACTTTTTTAGAAAATAATAAAGATAAATTATTAGATATGAACTTACCTAAATATCTAGATGAACTTTTAGCACAAAAAAATTTAACAAAATCAGATGTTCTCAAAAAATCTGGTCTACCTGTAACCTATGCTTATAAGATTTTTTCAGGTCAAAAACACACTGCTAGAAATCGCATATTAGCTCTTGCTATAGCTATGCAATTAAGTATTGATGAAACAAATATATTATTGACTGATGCAAAAGCTTCTCCTTTGCTAGAATAA
- a CDS encoding O-acetylhomoserine aminocarboxypropyltransferase/cysteine synthase family protein codes for MTKKLDTNNWAFETKQLHIGQEISDPITNSRAVPIYQTTSYVFDNCQVAADRFALKEGGNIYGRLTNSTQEVLEKRIASLEGGAGALAVASGAAAIAYTIQALAKVGDHVVCSKTVYGGTYNLFAHTLVDFGINTTFVDIHNLDEVENAITENTKCIYFETLGNPNSDVADLEALANLAHKYNIPAVVDNTFATPYLVRPIEYGVDIVIHSATKFIGGHGTSLGGIIVDSGNFDWEKSNKFPSLVEANPSYHGISFTKATGKLAFITKVRAILLRDLGACISPFNAFLLLQGLETLSLRVERHVQNTLKVIEFLQNHDKVENVNHPSITSRFDHNLYQKYLPNDGGSIFTFEIKGTAKDAQDFIDRLQLFSLLANVADAKSLVIHPASTTHSQMTTEELSASGIKPNTIRLSIGLENINDILRDLAQALA; via the coding sequence ATGACAAAAAAATTAGATACAAATAATTGGGCTTTTGAAACTAAACAATTACATATAGGTCAAGAAATATCTGACCCTATAACAAATTCTCGTGCTGTACCCATTTATCAAACGACCTCTTATGTATTTGATAATTGCCAAGTAGCTGCTGATAGATTTGCCTTAAAAGAAGGCGGTAATATTTATGGTAGATTAACTAATTCCACTCAAGAAGTATTAGAAAAGCGCATTGCTAGTCTTGAGGGTGGTGCAGGAGCTTTGGCTGTAGCTTCAGGTGCTGCCGCTATAGCCTATACAATACAAGCTCTCGCTAAAGTAGGCGATCATGTTGTCTGCTCAAAAACAGTATATGGAGGAACATATAATCTTTTTGCTCATACTTTAGTGGATTTTGGTATAAATACGACTTTTGTCGACATTCATAATCTAGATGAAGTCGAAAATGCCATCACAGAAAATACAAAATGTATTTATTTTGAAACTTTAGGCAATCCAAATAGTGATGTTGCCGATTTAGAAGCTTTAGCTAATTTAGCACATAAATATAACATTCCTGCTGTTGTAGATAATACATTTGCTACACCATATCTTGTACGACCTATCGAATATGGTGTTGATATCGTCATTCACTCTGCTACTAAATTCATTGGTGGTCATGGCACTTCTCTAGGTGGAATTATCGTAGATAGTGGCAATTTCGATTGGGAAAAAAGTAATAAATTCCCTTCTTTAGTCGAAGCTAATCCTAGTTATCATGGAATTTCTTTCACTAAAGCTACAGGAAAGCTCGCTTTTATCACTAAAGTTCGTGCCATTTTACTTCGAGATTTAGGTGCTTGTATCTCTCCATTTAATGCCTTCTTACTCTTACAAGGATTAGAAACCTTATCTTTACGTGTAGAACGCCATGTACAAAATACACTTAAAGTCATTGAATTTTTACAAAATCATGATAAAGTCGAAAATGTCAATCACCCTTCTATTACCTCACGCTTCGACCATAATTTATATCAAAAATATTTGCCTAATGACGGTGGCTCTATCTTCACATTTGAAATCAAAGGCACAGCAAAAGACGCCCAAGATTTTATCGATAGACTCCAATTATTCTCCTTACTTGCCAATGTAGCAGATGCGAAATCCCTCGTAATTCACCCAGCTAGTACCACTCACTCACAAATGACTACAGAAGAATTATCTGCTTCTGGCATAAAGCCAAATACAATTCGCCTTTCTATAGGTCTTGAAAATATAAACGATATTCTCCGTGATTTAGCTCAAGCTTTAGCATAA
- a CDS encoding alpha-amylase family glycosyl hydrolase has translation MYVKNIVHFWMEKGVKGFRFDVINLISKAGFEDDFSVDGDGRSFYTDGLRIHEFLQELARDSFAKDKDIITVGEMSSTTMENCYKYAGEKTGELSMVFTFHHLKVDFMGNEKWVLVPTDFMKLKQLIFDWQINMEKNNAWNAVFWCNHDQPRVISRFGSDDKYHKESGKMLATLIHCLRGTPYIYQGEEIGMTNPHFKSIEQYRDVESLNHYQILQDKGMTKEQALMILDVHSRDNSRTPMQWDDSINAGFTTGTPWIQTADNYTEINVKNSLEDKDSIFYYYQKLIQLRKNYDVIAYGDIKPLLREDKRVFAYERNYKGQKLIVICNFYPTTYEIELPYDLSNYKCILNNYKNEAKAKKIALKPYETLVYCNL, from the coding sequence GTGTACGTAAAAAATATCGTGCATTTTTGGATGGAAAAAGGCGTAAAAGGTTTTCGTTTTGATGTCATCAATTTAATCAGTAAGGCTGGTTTTGAAGATGATTTCTCTGTAGATGGAGATGGCAGAAGCTTTTATACAGATGGGCTACGTATTCATGAATTTTTACAAGAATTAGCTAGAGATAGTTTTGCAAAAGACAAAGATATCATCACTGTTGGTGAAATGAGTAGCACTACTATGGAAAATTGTTATAAATACGCTGGTGAAAAAACAGGCGAACTTTCTATGGTATTTACTTTCCATCATTTAAAAGTGGATTTTATGGGCAATGAAAAATGGGTACTTGTACCAACTGACTTTATGAAGTTGAAACAGTTGATTTTTGATTGGCAGATAAATATGGAAAAAAATAATGCTTGGAATGCTGTTTTTTGGTGCAATCATGACCAGCCACGTGTAATATCTCGCTTTGGTAGTGATGATAAATACCATAAAGAATCAGGCAAAATGTTGGCAACATTGATACATTGTTTAAGAGGAACACCATATATTTATCAAGGTGAAGAAATCGGAATGACTAATCCTCATTTTAAATCCATTGAACAATATCGCGATGTAGAAAGTCTAAATCATTATCAAATTTTACAAGATAAAGGCATGACAAAAGAGCAAGCTTTGATGATTTTAGATGTACATTCCCGTGATAATTCAAGAACTCCTATGCAATGGGACGATAGTATAAATGCAGGATTTACAACAGGAACTCCTTGGATACAGACAGCAGATAATTATACTGAGATAAATGTAAAAAATAGTTTAGAAGATAAGGACTCTATTTTCTATTACTATCAAAAATTAATTCAGTTGCGTAAAAATTATGATGTGATAGCTTATGGAGATATAAAACCATTACTTCGTGAAGATAAAAGAGTATTTGCTTATGAACGCAATTATAAAGGTCAAAAATTAATTGTAATCTGTAATTTCTATCCAACAACATATGAAATAGAATTGCCATATGACCTTTCAAATTACAAATGCATATTAAATAATTATAAAAATGAAGCAAAAGCAAAAAAAATTGCATTAAAACCTTATGAAACCTTAGTTTATTGCAATCTTTGA